From a region of the Paenibacillus segetis genome:
- the rsmH gene encoding 16S rRNA (cytosine(1402)-N(4))-methyltransferase RsmH, with the protein MFHHITVLKKEATEGLHIKPNGIYVDCTLGGGGHSAVILSKLGAEGRLIAFDQDDWALDNAKEHLSSFGERLTLVRSNFRYLEEQLAKLEGVPKVQGIPQVDGILFDLGVSSPQFDEGERGFSYNADAPLDMRMDQTAELTAKEIINEWPEREIAKILFQYGEEKFSRRIAKVIVTKREEGPIETTGQLVELIKEGIPAAARRTGGHPAKRSFQALRIAVNDELGAFEDALHAAIKCLAPGGRVSVITFHSLEDRICKQIFASYVEKCTCPPDFPMCVCGSKGQVKLINRKPLVPSEEELEQNSRARSAKLRVAEKLQLLAEEQ; encoded by the coding sequence TTGTTTCATCACATCACGGTGCTTAAAAAAGAAGCGACAGAAGGGCTGCACATCAAGCCTAATGGTATTTATGTAGATTGCACCCTTGGAGGTGGCGGCCATAGTGCCGTTATTCTATCTAAGCTTGGAGCGGAAGGTCGGTTAATAGCCTTCGATCAGGATGACTGGGCACTTGATAATGCCAAAGAGCATTTGTCATCGTTTGGTGAACGTTTAACATTGGTGAGAAGTAATTTCCGTTATCTAGAGGAGCAGCTAGCCAAGCTGGAGGGCGTACCCAAGGTACAAGGCATTCCTCAGGTGGATGGTATATTGTTTGATCTTGGTGTATCTTCACCGCAATTTGATGAAGGAGAACGTGGATTTAGTTATAATGCTGATGCACCTTTGGATATGAGGATGGATCAGACAGCTGAGCTCACGGCGAAAGAGATCATTAATGAATGGCCAGAACGTGAAATTGCTAAGATATTATTTCAATATGGTGAAGAGAAATTTTCAAGGCGTATTGCGAAGGTTATTGTGACAAAGCGTGAAGAGGGTCCTATAGAAACTACGGGACAACTCGTTGAGTTAATTAAAGAAGGCATACCTGCAGCTGCTCGTCGAACGGGTGGACATCCTGCTAAACGGAGCTTTCAAGCATTGCGTATTGCTGTGAATGATGAGCTAGGGGCATTTGAAGATGCACTACATGCAGCAATAAAGTGTCTTGCACCAGGAGGCCGGGTATCCGTTATTACGTTCCATTCGTTAGAGGATCGCATTTGCAAGCAAATTTTTGCGAGTTATGTAGAGAAATGTACTTGTCCACCTGATTTTCCTATGTGTGTTTGTGGAAGCAAGGGTCAAGTTAAATTGATTAATCGCAAACCGTTAGTCCCATCCGAAGAGGAACTGGAACAGAATTCCCGGGCACGTTCAGCAAAATTGCGTGTGGCGGAGAAATTGCAATTATTAGCGGAGGAACAGTGA